In Nitrospirota bacterium, the genomic window GTAGACTTCCTGGGTGTTGTTGAAATAGTAGTTCGACGTGTGCGCGATCGGCGTGGACACCGCGTAGTGCGCGTGGGCGACGCGGTCCAGACCGTGGATGCCCAGGGTTGCCGGCTTCCACCTCTTCGGGTCTGACGGTTTCTTAGACATGCTGTTCTCTCCTCTTCTTGAGCGCGTGCTGCAGCGCTTCCTTCACTGCCGATACGGTCGGCGGCAGCTCGATCGGTTTATTGGCATAGGTGCAGGGGAAGTCGAGCTTTTCCTCGTGGTACTGGACCTTGAAATCGGTGAACTTGAGCCCGTGGGCCGTTGATATGACGACGACCTTCTCGGCCCGGTCGATCTTTCCGGCCTTGAGGAGCTTGAGCATTGCGGCGAGGGCCACACCGGTATGGGGGCAGTTGAACATGCCCGTGCGGTCGCCCATGGCGGCCGCGTCGGCAAGCTCCTGCTCCGTTGCGTCCATCACGATGCCGTCGAACTGCTTGAGCGTCCGGATAGCCTTCTCGATGCTGACGGGGTTCCCGATCTGGATGGCGCTGGCAAGGGTCTTCTGGGCCTGCATCGGCTCGAAGCTCGCGAAGTTCTTCAGGTACGAGCGGTAGAGCGGGTTCGCCCGCTCCGCCTGGGCCACGACGATGCGCGGCAGCTTCGTGATCACGCCGAGGTCCCGCATCATCAGGAGCCCGGAGCCGAGGGCGGAGACGTTCCCCAGGTTGCCGCCGGGGATGATGATCACGTCCGGCACGTCCCAGTCGAACTGCTGGACGATCTCGATGCCCACGGTCTTCTGGCCCTCGATCCGGAGCGAGTTCATCGAGTTTGCCAGGTAGATGGTCTCGTCCTTGGTGATCTCCTGGACCACGCGCATGCAGCCGTCGAAATCGGTATCGAGGGAAAGCACCAGCGCGCCGTTGGCAATGGGTTGGACGAGCTGGGCGATCGAGATCTTGCCCCGCGGAAGGAGCACGATGGACTGGATGCCGGCCGCCGCGCAGTAGGTGGCCAGCGCCGCGGACGTGTCACCGGTCGATGCGCAGGCAACCGCCTGGATCGGCGCGCCTTCGCTGATCATCTGCTTCACCTGCGACACGAGCACGGTCATGCCCAGGTCCTTGAAGGAGCCGCTGTGGGAATTGCCGCAGAGCTTGAGCCAGAGGTTGTCCAGGCCTACCATCTTGCCGAAGCGCTCGGCCCAGAACAGGTTCGTGGCGCCCTCGTAGAGCGACACCACGTTCTCATCATGGATCTTCGGCAGGATCCATTCCTTCTTGCCCCAGACGCCGGACCCGTAGGGCCACTGGGTCGACTTGTAGCGGTCCTCGAACAGCTTCATCCAGGCTTTGGCGCCGCGGTGGGCCAGGGCCTGCATGTCGTGCTTCACCTCCAGCAGCGACTCGCAGTGGCTGCAGCGGTAGATGACCTTGTTGAGAGGATATTGTTCATTGCACTTCTCATTGATGCATTGAAACCACGCGTTGTAGGGCATGTTGACCTCGTTCATGTCCCG contains:
- the thrC gene encoding threonine synthase; translation: MPYNAWFQCINEKCNEQYPLNKVIYRCSHCESLLEVKHDMQALAHRGAKAWMKLFEDRYKSTQWPYGSGVWGKKEWILPKIHDENVVSLYEGATNLFWAERFGKMVGLDNLWLKLCGNSHSGSFKDLGMTVLVSQVKQMISEGAPIQAVACASTGDTSAALATYCAAAGIQSIVLLPRGKISIAQLVQPIANGALVLSLDTDFDGCMRVVQEITKDETIYLANSMNSLRIEGQKTVGIEIVQQFDWDVPDVIIIPGGNLGNVSALGSGLLMMRDLGVITKLPRIVVAQAERANPLYRSYLKNFASFEPMQAQKTLASAIQIGNPVSIEKAIRTLKQFDGIVMDATEQELADAAAMGDRTGMFNCPHTGVALAAMLKLLKAGKIDRAEKVVVISTAHGLKFTDFKVQYHEEKLDFPCTYANKPIELPPTVSAVKEALQHALKKRREQHV